A genomic stretch from Oleomonas cavernae includes:
- a CDS encoding phosphatidylglycerophosphatase A family protein — MLPLWHPARIISTGVYVGHLPGPAGTWGSAAALVPAWFIRDAGGPWALAAAAVLITLIGIWASGLYAGAMDMKDPGSVVVDEFAGQWFTLIVVPNELAWFAVAFALFRLLDITKPWPANWADRTLPGGFGIVIDDVIAGLMGLVFMGALIELW, encoded by the coding sequence ATGCTTCCTCTCTGGCACCCGGCCCGGATCATCTCGACCGGTGTCTACGTCGGCCATCTGCCCGGCCCGGCCGGCACCTGGGGCTCGGCCGCGGCGCTGGTCCCGGCCTGGTTCATCCGCGACGCCGGCGGCCCCTGGGCCTTGGCGGCGGCGGCGGTGCTGATCACCCTGATCGGCATCTGGGCCTCGGGCCTCTATGCCGGCGCCATGGACATGAAGGATCCCGGCAGCGTGGTGGTCGACGAATTCGCCGGCCAGTGGTTCACCCTGATCGTGGTGCCCAACGAGCTGGCATGGTTCGCCGTCGCCTTCGCCCTGTTCCGCCTGCTCGACATCACCAAGCCCTGGCCGGCAAACTGGGCCGACCGCACCCTGCCCGGCGGCTTCGGCATCGTCATCGACGATGTCATCGCCGGCCTGATGGGGCTGGTTTTCATGGGGGCCTTGATCGAACTATGGTGA
- a CDS encoding CinA family protein, translating to MVTTLFPAALETRAAALIAAAAAKGWLIATAESCTGGLIAGLLTEIAGSSIAVDRGFVTYSNEAKMEMLGVPAALLDAYGAVSEPVARAMAEGALARSRAHVTVSVTGIAGPGGGSDAKPVGLVHFACARRDAPTVHIERRFGDIGRSPVRMATIDQAMQLLELAVAQPMTA from the coding sequence ATGGTGACCACCCTGTTCCCCGCCGCCCTGGAGACCCGCGCCGCCGCCCTGATCGCGGCTGCCGCCGCCAAGGGCTGGCTGATCGCCACGGCCGAAAGCTGCACCGGCGGCCTGATCGCCGGCCTGCTGACCGAAATCGCCGGCTCCAGCATCGCGGTGGATCGGGGCTTCGTGACCTATTCCAACGAGGCCAAGATGGAGATGCTGGGCGTGCCGGCCGCGCTGCTGGACGCCTATGGCGCCGTCTCGGAACCGGTCGCCCGTGCCATGGCCGAAGGCGCCTTGGCCCGCAGCCGCGCCCATGTAACCGTTTCAGTCACCGGCATCGCCGGCCCCGGCGGCGGCAGCGACGCCAAGCCGGTCGGCCTCGTCCATTTCGCCTGCGCCCGCCGCGACGCGCCCACTGTCCACATCGAACGCCGCTTCGGCGACATCGGCCGCTCGCCCGTGCGGATGGCGACGATCGACCAGGCAATGCAACTGCTCGAACTCGCAGTCGCCCAGCCAATGACGGCCTGA
- a CDS encoding O-acetyl-ADP-ribose deacetylase, protein MMSVADRIELRRGDITKLVVDAIVNAANSSLLGGGGVDGAIHRAAGPGLALECRMLNGCKTGQAKITGGHKLQVKHVIHTVGPVWNGGNHGEPALLAACYANSFRLAAEHGLRTIAFPAISCGIYRYPIEQATEIAMAETLKFLSVNDLPEKVTFVAFSDEIFQAYSTRLPA, encoded by the coding sequence ATGATGTCCGTCGCCGACCGTATCGAATTGCGGCGAGGGGATATCACCAAGCTTGTTGTCGATGCGATCGTGAACGCGGCCAATTCGTCGCTGCTGGGCGGCGGCGGTGTGGATGGTGCGATCCATCGGGCTGCCGGGCCGGGGCTGGCGTTGGAATGCCGGATGCTCAACGGCTGCAAGACAGGTCAGGCCAAGATCACCGGCGGGCACAAGCTGCAAGTCAAGCACGTCATCCATACCGTAGGCCCGGTGTGGAACGGCGGTAATCACGGCGAGCCGGCCCTGCTTGCCGCCTGCTACGCCAACAGTTTCCGCCTTGCGGCCGAGCACGGCCTGCGCACCATCGCCTTCCCGGCGATCAGTTGCGGCATCTATCGCTACCCCATCGAACAGGCAACCGAGATTGCAATGGCGGAGACGCTGAAATTCCTCTCGGTGAATGACCTGCCCGAGAAGGTGACTTTCGTCGCCTTCTCAGACGAGATTTTTCAAGCCTATTCAACCCGGCTGCCGGCTTGA
- a CDS encoding type II toxin-antitoxin system RatA family toxin translates to MPRYAEVKTLPYSPGQLYDLVADIAQYPEFLPWCVGSRIRARSQSLIIADLIIGYKAFRERFTSAVTLKPPYDIDVTFTEGPFAYLKNHWRFMPMPDGSAGCVIDFLVDFEFRNKVYTQMIGGVFEDAARRMVSAFETRAHALYGEPSAAA, encoded by the coding sequence ATGCCACGCTACGCTGAAGTCAAGACGCTGCCCTACAGTCCGGGGCAGCTCTACGACCTAGTTGCCGACATCGCCCAATATCCCGAGTTCCTGCCGTGGTGCGTGGGCTCGCGCATCCGTGCGCGCTCGCAGAGCCTGATCATCGCCGACCTGATCATCGGCTATAAGGCCTTCCGCGAACGCTTCACCTCGGCCGTCACCTTGAAGCCGCCCTACGATATCGACGTGACCTTCACCGAAGGGCCCTTCGCCTACCTGAAGAACCATTGGCGCTTCATGCCGATGCCCGACGGCAGCGCCGGCTGCGTGATCGACTTCCTGGTCGATTTCGAATTCCGCAACAAGGTCTACACCCAGATGATCGGCGGCGTCTTCGAAGACGCCGCCCGCCGCATGGTCTCCGCCTTCGAGACCCGCGCCCACGCCCTGTACGGCGAGCCGAGCGCGGCGGCGTGA
- the lpdA gene encoding dihydrolipoyl dehydrogenase has translation MAETFDVIVVGGGPGGYVAAIRAAQLGLKTAVVERKHLGGICLNWGCIPTKALLRSAEVFHYMNHPGDYGLSAEKVSFDIKKVVERSRGVAKRLNSGVTFLMKKNKITVIDGEAKLTAATSVSVTKDGKPVGDYAAKHLIVATGARPRNLPGLEGDGKLVWIYFEAMVPEAMPKSLLVVGSGAIGIEFASFYRTMGAEVTVVEVLPQILPVEDEEIAAHARKRFERQGMKVLTGAKVLGLKKGADTVTATIEDAKGGKSEITVDRVISAVGVVGNIENLGLEALGVATEKGCIKIDGFGRTNVPGLYAIGDVAGPPMLAHKAEHEGVICVEAIAGLNPHPMKKEQIPGCTYCHPQIASVGLTEKKAKEAGYAVKVGRFPFTGNGKAIALGEDQGLVKTIFDAKTGQLLGAHMVGAEVTELIQGFVVAMGLETTEEELMHTVFPHPTLSEMMHEAVLDAYGRAIHI, from the coding sequence ATGGCTGAGACATTCGACGTCATCGTCGTCGGCGGCGGGCCGGGCGGCTATGTCGCGGCGATCCGCGCCGCGCAACTGGGCCTCAAGACCGCGGTGGTGGAGCGCAAGCACCTGGGCGGCATCTGCCTCAATTGGGGCTGCATCCCGACCAAGGCCCTGCTGCGTTCGGCCGAGGTGTTTCATTACATGAACCATCCCGGCGACTACGGCCTGTCGGCCGAGAAGGTCTCCTTCGACATCAAGAAGGTCGTCGAACGCTCCCGCGGGGTCGCCAAGCGGCTCAACAGCGGCGTCACCTTCCTGATGAAGAAGAACAAGATCACGGTGATCGACGGCGAGGCCAAGCTGACCGCCGCGACCAGCGTTTCCGTCACCAAGGATGGCAAGCCGGTCGGCGACTACGCTGCCAAGCACCTGATCGTGGCGACCGGCGCACGCCCGCGCAACCTGCCCGGCCTGGAGGGCGACGGCAAGCTGGTCTGGATCTATTTCGAGGCCATGGTGCCCGAGGCCATGCCGAAGTCGCTGCTGGTCGTGGGGTCGGGTGCCATCGGCATCGAATTCGCCAGCTTCTACCGCACCATGGGGGCGGAAGTGACGGTGGTCGAAGTCCTGCCGCAGATCCTGCCCGTGGAGGACGAGGAAATCGCCGCCCATGCCCGCAAGCGCTTCGAGAGGCAGGGCATGAAGGTGCTGACCGGCGCCAAGGTCTTGGGCCTCAAGAAGGGTGCCGACACCGTCACCGCCACGATCGAGGATGCCAAGGGCGGCAAGAGCGAAATCACCGTCGACCGGGTGATCTCCGCCGTCGGCGTCGTCGGCAATATCGAGAACCTGGGGCTCGAGGCCTTGGGCGTCGCGACCGAGAAGGGCTGCATCAAGATCGACGGTTTCGGCCGCACCAATGTGCCCGGTCTGTATGCCATCGGCGACGTCGCCGGCCCGCCCATGCTGGCCCACAAGGCCGAGCACGAGGGCGTAATCTGCGTCGAGGCCATCGCCGGCCTCAACCCGCACCCGATGAAGAAGGAGCAGATTCCCGGCTGCACCTATTGCCACCCGCAGATCGCCTCGGTGGGCCTCACGGAGAAGAAGGCCAAAGAAGCCGGTTACGCGGTCAAGGTCGGCCGCTTCCCCTTCACCGGCAACGGCAAGGCGATTGCGCTGGGCGAGGACCAGGGGTTGGTGAAGACCATATTCGACGCCAAGACCGGGCAACTGCTGGGCGCACACATGGTCGGGGCCGAAGTTACCGAGTTGATTCAAGGCTTTGTGGTCGCCATGGGGCTGGAAACCACCGAGGAAGAATTGATGCACACGGTGTTTCCGCATCCCACCCTGTCGGAAATGATGCACGAGGCAGTGCTTGACGCTTACGGCCGGGCCATTCACATCTAG
- a CDS encoding pyruvate dehydrogenase complex E1 component subunit beta, which translates to MAVEILMPALSPTMTEGKLAKWLVKEGDTIKAGDVIAEIETDKATMEVEAVDEGKIAKILIAEGTDNVAVNTAIAIVAAEGEDASAAPAPKAAPAPVAAPAAEAPKVPAAPISTGGEANPAGDLPAGPTVTMTVREALRDAMAEEMRADPDVFVMGEEVAQYQGAYKVTQGLLDEFGATRVIDTPITEYGFAGLGVGAAFAGLKPIVEFMTFNFAMQAIDHIINSAAKTLYMSGGQQISQIVFRGPNGAASRVGAQHSQCYASWYAHCPGMKVVVPYSAADAKGLLKAAIRDRNPIVFLENEMLYGKSFEVPTADYVLPIGKARIARPGKDVTLVAFSISVMHALAAAEILAGEGIDAEVIDLRSVRPLDIETVVRSVQKTNRAVTVEEGWAACGIGSEVSALIMEQAFDYLDAPVLRVAGKDVPMPYAANLEKLALPNAGDIVAAAKAVLYRA; encoded by the coding sequence ATGGCCGTAGAAATTCTGATGCCCGCGCTCTCGCCCACCATGACCGAGGGCAAGCTCGCCAAATGGCTGGTGAAGGAAGGCGACACCATCAAGGCCGGCGACGTCATCGCCGAGATCGAGACCGACAAGGCGACCATGGAGGTCGAGGCGGTCGACGAGGGCAAGATCGCCAAGATCCTGATCGCCGAGGGCACCGACAATGTGGCGGTGAACACCGCCATCGCCATCGTCGCCGCGGAAGGCGAGGATGCCTCGGCCGCACCGGCCCCCAAGGCGGCGCCGGCACCGGTGGCCGCACCGGCCGCGGAGGCCCCGAAGGTCCCGGCGGCGCCGATCTCGACGGGCGGCGAGGCCAACCCGGCCGGCGACCTGCCCGCCGGCCCCACCGTCACCATGACCGTGCGCGAAGCCTTGCGCGATGCCATGGCGGAGGAAATGCGCGCCGACCCCGACGTCTTCGTGATGGGCGAGGAAGTGGCGCAGTACCAGGGTGCCTATAAGGTCACCCAAGGCCTGCTCGACGAATTCGGCGCCACCCGCGTGATCGATACCCCGATCACCGAATACGGCTTTGCCGGCTTAGGGGTAGGCGCGGCTTTCGCAGGGCTGAAGCCGATCGTCGAATTCATGACCTTCAACTTCGCCATGCAAGCGATCGATCACATCATCAATTCCGCCGCCAAGACGCTTTATATGTCGGGCGGCCAGCAGATCTCGCAGATCGTCTTCCGCGGCCCCAACGGCGCGGCGTCGCGCGTCGGCGCCCAGCACAGCCAATGCTATGCCTCCTGGTACGCCCATTGCCCGGGCATGAAGGTGGTGGTGCCCTATAGCGCCGCCGATGCCAAGGGCCTGCTGAAGGCCGCGATCCGCGACCGCAACCCGATCGTCTTCCTGGAAAACGAGATGCTCTATGGCAAGAGCTTCGAGGTGCCGACGGCCGATTACGTCCTGCCCATCGGCAAGGCGCGCATTGCCAGGCCGGGCAAGGATGTAACCCTGGTCGCCTTCTCGATCAGCGTCATGCATGCCCTGGCCGCGGCCGAGATTCTGGCGGGCGAGGGGATCGACGCCGAGGTGATCGACCTGCGCTCGGTCCGCCCGCTCGACATCGAGACGGTGGTGCGCTCGGTCCAGAAGACCAATCGCGCGGTGACGGTGGAAGAGGGCTGGGCCGCCTGCGGTATCGGTTCGGAGGTCTCGGCCCTGATCATGGAACAGGCCTTCGACTATCTCGATGCCCCGGTGCTGCGGGTAGCGGGCAAAGACGTGCCCATGCCCTATGCCGCCAATCTCGAGAAACTGGCCTTGCCCAATGCGGGCGACATCGTGGCGGCGGCCAAGGCCGTCCTCTACCGCGCCTGA
- the pdhA gene encoding pyruvate dehydrogenase (acetyl-transferring) E1 component subunit alpha has product MAKSAQKKPADEPVNATPGPELLHYYREMLLIRRFEEKAGQMYGMGLIGGFCHLYIGQEAVVIGMQAALKQGDAVITGYRDHGHMLACGMDPKGVMAELTGRIGGYSKGKGGSMHMFSAEKQFYGGHGIVGAQVPLGTGVAFAMKYRKQDNVCIAYFGDGAANQGQVYESFNMAELWGLPIVYVIENNQYAMGTAVARASAQTQLHRRGDSFNIPGRLVDGMDVLAVKAASEEAVAWARGGKGPILLEMKTYRYRGHSMSDPAKYRTKEEVQKMRTEHDPIDRARDLILSTKLSDEAGLKAIDADVKQVVAEAADFAQTSPEPPESELMTDILR; this is encoded by the coding sequence ATGGCAAAGAGCGCGCAGAAGAAGCCGGCAGACGAACCGGTCAACGCCACGCCAGGGCCTGAACTCCTCCACTACTATCGCGAAATGCTCCTGATCCGCCGCTTCGAGGAGAAGGCGGGCCAGATGTACGGCATGGGCCTGATCGGCGGCTTCTGCCACCTCTATATCGGCCAGGAAGCCGTGGTCATCGGCATGCAGGCGGCGCTGAAACAGGGCGACGCGGTCATCACCGGCTACCGCGACCACGGCCACATGCTGGCCTGCGGCATGGACCCCAAGGGGGTGATGGCCGAACTGACGGGCCGCATCGGCGGCTATTCCAAGGGCAAGGGCGGCTCGATGCACATGTTCAGTGCCGAGAAGCAGTTCTACGGCGGCCACGGCATCGTCGGCGCCCAGGTGCCGCTGGGCACCGGCGTGGCCTTCGCCATGAAGTATCGCAAGCAGGACAATGTCTGCATCGCCTATTTCGGCGACGGTGCCGCCAACCAGGGCCAGGTCTATGAGAGCTTCAACATGGCGGAGCTGTGGGGCCTGCCCATCGTCTATGTGATCGAGAACAACCAGTATGCCATGGGCACGGCCGTTGCCCGCGCCTCGGCCCAGACCCAGCTTCACCGCCGCGGCGACAGCTTCAACATCCCCGGCCGCCTGGTCGACGGCATGGACGTGCTGGCGGTGAAGGCCGCCAGCGAAGAGGCGGTGGCCTGGGCCCGTGGCGGCAAGGGGCCGATCCTGCTGGAGATGAAGACCTACCGCTACCGCGGCCATTCCATGTCCGATCCTGCCAAGTACCGCACCAAGGAAGAGGTGCAGAAGATGCGGACCGAACACGACCCGATCGACCGTGCCCGCGACCTGATCCTGTCCACCAAGCTGAGCGACGAGGCCGGCCTGAAGGCCATCGATGCGGACGTGAAGCAGGTCGTGGCCGAGGCCGCCGACTTTGCCCAAACCAGTCCCGAGCCGCCCGAGAGCGAGCTCATGACCGACATTCTGCGCTGA
- a CDS encoding IS4 family transposase: MRHHNSVFHDLLKWVPWDRFEQLTAAHQADRRVRRLPTKSQFIALLYGQLSGASSLREIVAGLESHAARLYHVGGRTVSRSTLADANAGRPSEVFSALFAAMVAGAGRGLRRAVGEATYLIDSTSIRLTGVAAEWARFSANACGAKAHVIYDPDADRPIYAAVTPAKVNDITAAQAMPIEAGATYVFDLGYYDYAWWAGLDAAGCRIVTRFKSNTPLTVTAERPLPEGAANILSDRVGLLPRRQATNRKNPFSAPVREVCITIETGKVLRLLSNDLDASAQEIADLYKRRWAIELFFRWVKQTLKIRRFLGTSENAVRIQVAVALIAFLLLRLAQAAQQTVQSPLAFARLVRANLMHRRRLDRLIGAEPRQRIDPNQMSWL; encoded by the coding sequence GTGCGACACCACAATAGCGTTTTCCACGATCTGCTGAAGTGGGTTCCTTGGGATCGGTTCGAGCAACTGACCGCGGCGCATCAGGCCGATCGCCGGGTCCGGCGGCTGCCGACCAAGAGCCAGTTCATCGCCCTGCTGTACGGGCAATTGTCCGGCGCGAGCAGCCTGCGGGAGATCGTCGCGGGCCTGGAGAGCCATGCCGCGCGGCTCTATCACGTCGGCGGGCGTACGGTGTCGCGTTCGACCCTGGCCGACGCCAATGCCGGGCGCCCCAGTGAAGTGTTCAGCGCGTTGTTCGCCGCCATGGTCGCCGGTGCCGGGCGCGGCCTGCGCCGGGCCGTGGGTGAAGCCACCTATCTCATCGACTCGACCAGCATCCGCCTGACCGGCGTGGCGGCAGAGTGGGCGCGCTTCTCAGCCAATGCCTGCGGCGCCAAGGCCCATGTCATCTACGACCCCGATGCCGACCGGCCGATCTATGCGGCGGTCACCCCGGCCAAGGTCAACGACATCACCGCGGCCCAGGCCATGCCCATCGAAGCGGGGGCGACCTATGTCTTCGACCTGGGCTACTACGACTACGCCTGGTGGGCCGGGCTGGACGCCGCCGGGTGCCGCATCGTCACGCGCTTCAAGTCCAACACGCCCTTGACGGTGACCGCCGAACGGCCGCTGCCCGAGGGCGCTGCCAACATCCTGTCCGACCGCGTCGGCCTGCTGCCGCGGCGCCAGGCCACGAACCGCAAGAACCCGTTCTCCGCCCCCGTCCGCGAGGTCTGCATCACGATCGAAACCGGCAAGGTGCTGCGCCTCCTGAGCAACGATCTCGATGCCAGCGCCCAGGAAATCGCCGACCTCTACAAGCGGCGCTGGGCCATCGAGCTGTTCTTCCGCTGGGTCAAGCAGACCTTGAAGATCCGCCGCTTTCTCGGCACCAGCGAGAACGCGGTCCGCATTCAGGTTGCCGTCGCCTTGATCGCCTTCCTGCTGTTGCGCCTGGCCCAGGCCGCCCAGCAAACGGTTCAAAGCCCGCTCGCCTTCGCCCGCCTGGTGCGCGCAAACCTCATGCACCGCCGACGGCTCGACCGGCTAATCGGGGCCGAGCCAAGACAACGCATCGACCCCAACCAGATGAGCTGGCTATGA
- a CDS encoding FtsB family cell division protein codes for MTLANELRRRTRQAIVPVVAICVTGYFGYHLVQGDYGLVSWLRLSHEIEETKAQLAQVSEQREALERRVSLLRPESLDRDMIEERARVTLGFAHENDVVILNPQ; via the coding sequence ATGACTCTCGCCAATGAACTTCGCCGTCGGACGCGCCAGGCCATCGTGCCGGTGGTGGCGATCTGTGTGACCGGGTATTTCGGCTATCACCTGGTGCAGGGCGACTATGGGCTGGTGTCGTGGCTGCGCCTCAGCCATGAGATCGAGGAGACCAAGGCGCAACTGGCGCAGGTTTCCGAGCAGCGGGAGGCGCTGGAACGCCGCGTGTCCCTGCTGCGCCCCGAAAGCCTCGATCGCGACATGATCGAGGAGCGGGCGCGCGTCACCCTGGGCTTCGCCCACGAGAACGACGTGGTCATCCTCAATCCGCAGTGA
- a CDS encoding quaternary amine ABC transporter ATP-binding protein — translation MPRVKIRGLTKIFGTKIDPALRLVDDGASRADILAATGCVVGLRNVSFDVAEGEILVVMGLSGSGKSTALRCINRLIEPTSGGVTVGTQEVMALDPKALLAFRRKTFGMVFQQFALFPHRSILRNAEYGLEIQGVAPEIRKAKALAALEQVGLKGWEDRYPSQLSGGMQQRAGLARALAVDTDILLMDEAFSALDPLIRRDMQQELVTLQKKLKKTIIFVSHDLDEAVALGGRIVLMRDGEIVQDGTAIDLLTSPADDYVRRFTSHLDVLGVITAGAIMRPLNGVAAAPATRVAAAMTLHEVLGALDTAGGEIGVQDGGHLVGLIGAHDLITALAARGQA, via the coding sequence ATGCCTCGCGTCAAGATACGCGGCCTGACCAAGATCTTCGGGACGAAGATCGATCCCGCCCTGCGCCTGGTCGATGACGGCGCCTCGCGCGCCGATATCCTGGCCGCCACCGGCTGCGTCGTCGGCCTGCGCAATGTCAGTTTCGATGTCGCCGAGGGCGAGATCCTGGTGGTCATGGGCCTGTCGGGCAGCGGCAAGTCGACCGCGCTGCGCTGTATCAACCGCCTGATCGAGCCGACCAGCGGCGGCGTCACCGTCGGCACCCAAGAGGTGATGGCACTGGATCCCAAGGCCCTGCTGGCCTTCCGCCGCAAGACATTCGGCATGGTGTTCCAGCAGTTCGCCCTGTTTCCCCACCGCAGCATCCTGCGTAATGCCGAATACGGCTTGGAGATCCAGGGGGTGGCGCCTGAGATCCGCAAGGCCAAGGCCCTGGCCGCGCTCGAACAGGTCGGCCTCAAGGGCTGGGAAGACCGCTACCCCTCCCAGCTTTCGGGCGGCATGCAGCAGCGCGCGGGCCTGGCCCGGGCGCTGGCGGTCGACACCGACATCCTGCTGATGGACGAGGCCTTCTCGGCCCTCGACCCGTTGATCCGGCGCGACATGCAGCAGGAACTGGTCACGTTGCAGAAGAAGTTGAAGAAGACGATCATCTTCGTCTCCCACGATCTCGACGAGGCGGTGGCCCTGGGCGGGCGGATCGTGCTGATGCGCGACGGCGAGATCGTCCAGGACGGCACCGCCATCGACCTGCTGACCAGCCCGGCCGACGACTATGTCCGCCGCTTCACCAGCCACCTCGACGTGCTGGGCGTGATCACCGCCGGCGCCATCATGCGGCCCCTCAACGGTGTCGCCGCGGCCCCGGCGACGCGCGTGGCCGCGGCCATGACCCTGCACGAGGTGCTGGGCGCCCTGGACACCGCCGGCGGCGAGATCGGCGTGCAGGACGGCGGGCACCTGGTCGGCCTGATCGGTGCCCACGACTTGATCACCGCGCTGGCTGCGCGCGGCCAGGCATAG
- a CDS encoding ABC transporter permease, protein MDWTVPKFPLDELSDQALDWLTTQFSGLTRAISHIVADWIDVASTAIAGLPPWATILVIAAVVWRLTTLRIAVLTLAGFLFLWNLELWRATVQSLVLVLFSTAAALAIGIPIGIFAALNRRVWRTISPLLDMMQTMPSFVYLIPAIPFFGLGAVSAAFATIVFAMPPTIRLTALGIIETPTALVEAADAFGSSRMQKLVKVQLPLAVPTILAGVNQTIMLALSMVVISAMIGAGGLGGEVWRAIQRLEAGKGFEAGIAIVILAVILDRVTQHVAKRMRGDRQTQES, encoded by the coding sequence ATGGACTGGACCGTGCCGAAATTCCCGCTCGACGAGCTCAGCGACCAGGCCCTGGACTGGTTGACCACGCAGTTCTCAGGGCTCACCCGCGCCATCTCCCACATCGTCGCCGACTGGATCGATGTCGCGAGCACCGCCATCGCCGGCCTGCCGCCCTGGGCCACCATCCTGGTGATCGCGGCCGTGGTCTGGCGCCTCACCACCTTGCGCATCGCCGTGCTCACCCTCGCCGGCTTCCTGTTCCTGTGGAACCTGGAATTGTGGCGCGCCACGGTGCAGTCGCTGGTGCTGGTGCTGTTCTCCACCGCCGCGGCCCTGGCGATCGGCATTCCCATCGGCATCTTCGCAGCGCTCAACCGCCGGGTCTGGCGCACGATCAGCCCCCTGCTGGACATGATGCAGACCATGCCCAGCTTCGTGTACCTGATCCCGGCCATTCCCTTCTTCGGCCTGGGCGCGGTCTCGGCCGCCTTTGCCACCATTGTCTTCGCCATGCCGCCGACCATCCGCCTGACGGCGCTGGGCATCATCGAGACGCCCACTGCCTTGGTCGAGGCGGCGGACGCCTTCGGTTCCAGCCGGATGCAGAAGCTGGTGAAGGTGCAACTGCCCCTGGCCGTGCCCACCATCCTGGCCGGCGTCAACCAGACCATCATGCTGGCCCTGTCGATGGTGGTCATCTCGGCCATGATCGGCGCCGGCGGCCTGGGCGGCGAGGTCTGGCGCGCCATCCAGCGGCTGGAGGCCGGCAAGGGCTTCGAGGCCGGCATCGCCATCGTCATCCTCGCGGTCATCCTCGACCGCGTTACCCAGCACGTTGCCAAGCGCATGCGCGGCGACAGGCAGACCCAAGAGTCCTGA
- a CDS encoding glycine betaine ABC transporter substrate-binding protein: protein MLNGMLKRLSAAALGLGLLAGATAAQAADKSLTIAYVEWSDAVVATNVIKTVLEDKGYKVKIVPLSGAAMWQAVATGEADAMVAAWLPATHQAYFEKLKDKVVDLGPNVTGAKIGWAVPTYLTDINSIEDLKGHEDAVGAKIIGIDPGAGLMRASEKAIKDYDLKVKLVEGSDATMVGALKDAYAKKEPIVVTTWTPHWMFATWQLKYLADPKASFGGEETVNTVVRLGLDKDQPEAYAILNAFALSLDDEQKVMVWNNEAGADPAATARKWVDENKDKVAAWK, encoded by the coding sequence ATGCTGAACGGAATGCTGAAACGACTTTCTGCCGCGGCGCTGGGCCTCGGCCTGCTCGCCGGTGCCACTGCCGCCCAGGCGGCGGACAAGTCCCTGACCATCGCCTATGTCGAATGGTCGGATGCGGTCGTCGCCACCAACGTCATCAAGACGGTGCTGGAAGACAAGGGCTACAAGGTCAAGATCGTGCCGCTGTCGGGCGCCGCCATGTGGCAGGCCGTGGCCACGGGCGAGGCCGATGCCATGGTCGCCGCCTGGCTGCCCGCCACCCACCAGGCCTATTTCGAGAAGCTGAAGGACAAGGTCGTCGACCTGGGCCCCAACGTCACCGGGGCCAAGATCGGCTGGGCCGTGCCGACCTACCTGACCGACATCAACTCGATCGAGGACCTCAAGGGTCACGAGGACGCGGTGGGCGCCAAGATCATCGGCATCGATCCGGGCGCCGGCCTCATGCGCGCCTCGGAAAAGGCGATCAAGGACTATGACCTGAAGGTGAAGCTGGTCGAGGGATCGGATGCCACCATGGTCGGCGCGCTGAAGGATGCCTATGCCAAGAAGGAGCCGATCGTCGTCACCACCTGGACGCCGCATTGGATGTTCGCGACCTGGCAGCTCAAGTACCTGGCCGATCCCAAGGCCTCGTTCGGCGGCGAAGAGACGGTGAACACGGTGGTGCGCCTGGGCCTCGACAAGGACCAGCCGGAAGCCTACGCCATCCTCAACGCCTTCGCGCTTAGCCTCGACGACGAGCAGAAGGTCATGGTCTGGAACAACGAAGCCGGCGCCGACCCGGCCGCCACCGCCCGCAAGTGGGTGGACGAGAACAAGGACAAGGTCGCCGCCTGGAAGTGA